In Synergistaceae bacterium, the following proteins share a genomic window:
- the ispF gene encoding 2-C-methyl-D-erythritol 2,4-cyclodiphosphate synthase → MSETIETYKSFSFLIVAGGRGSRIGGQGKQFRPLGEEEKPLWRWSVDLAFSAASEAGTGLNEVKEVVLVLPQGHETREIANIQGSLPLKVTFGGPVRTDSVRNGLKAASCDYVLVHDAARPFASLGLLRALMERTTPTVGAIPVMPITEAIKRLDGAGKVLTLDREGLYATQTPQSFFRETLLRVLEKENVFSKVSKIFKDEAEAWLAAGFDLSCVEGERLNFKVTWPEDLELAEALVASRWKIRQNRGKEEEEEEEMVRTGIGYDVHRLTPGRPLILGGVEVPFSLGLLGHSDADVLAHAVADALLGAAGLPDIGNLFPASDESYRDANSLELLQRVVELVQKERWEIVWVDAVIEAQVPRLNAHLPAMREKLSAILSWRSDKRDSDGDFCPNSKVNLKVKSAEKTGDPGLGRSMICRAVATLRRAQY, encoded by the coding sequence ATGAGTGAAACTATCGAAACCTATAAATCTTTTTCCTTTCTGATCGTCGCCGGAGGCAGAGGTAGCCGGATCGGGGGACAAGGAAAGCAGTTTCGTCCCTTGGGCGAAGAGGAAAAACCCCTCTGGCGCTGGAGCGTGGACTTGGCGTTTTCCGCCGCCTCGGAAGCTGGTACCGGCTTAAACGAGGTGAAAGAAGTAGTTTTGGTGCTACCTCAGGGTCATGAAACGCGCGAAATAGCGAATATTCAAGGTTCCTTGCCCCTTAAGGTGACTTTTGGAGGTCCTGTTCGCACAGATTCCGTGCGAAACGGGCTAAAAGCCGCTAGTTGTGACTACGTACTGGTGCACGACGCCGCACGTCCCTTTGCGAGCCTTGGTCTTCTTCGTGCTTTGATGGAACGCACCACCCCCACCGTGGGGGCTATTCCCGTCATGCCCATCACCGAGGCGATCAAGCGCCTGGATGGGGCGGGTAAGGTCTTGACCCTGGATAGAGAAGGTCTTTACGCGACCCAAACCCCTCAATCCTTTTTCCGCGAAACGTTGCTGCGGGTGTTGGAGAAGGAAAACGTTTTCTCCAAAGTCTCTAAAATTTTCAAAGATGAGGCCGAGGCCTGGCTAGCCGCCGGGTTCGATCTTTCTTGCGTGGAGGGGGAGCGGCTGAACTTCAAGGTGACCTGGCCGGAGGATTTGGAACTGGCGGAAGCCCTAGTGGCCAGCCGATGGAAAATACGACAGAATAGAGGCAAGGAGGAAGAGGAGGAAGAGGAAATGGTGCGCACGGGAATCGGCTACGACGTACACCGGTTGACGCCGGGAAGACCCCTTATTTTAGGGGGAGTGGAGGTACCTTTCTCCTTAGGGCTTTTAGGACACTCGGACGCCGACGTCCTGGCCCATGCCGTGGCCGACGCGCTCTTGGGGGCGGCGGGGCTACCCGACATCGGAAACCTGTTCCCCGCCTCGGACGAGAGCTACAGAGACGCGAATAGCTTGGAACTGCTTCAACGAGTGGTAGAACTTGTACAGAAAGAACGATGGGAAATCGTCTGGGTGGATGCCGTGATCGAGGCCCAGGTTCCACGTTTGAACGCCCACCTGCCGGCCATGAGAGAAAAACTTTCGGCAATTTTAAGTTGGCGCTCCGACAAACGGGATTCAGACGGCGACTTTTGCCCCAATTCCAAAGTCAACCTTAAAGTCAAGTCTGCCGAAAAAACGGGAGACCCTGGCCTGGGGCGGTCGATGATTTGCCGCGCCGTCGCGACCTTGAGGCGCGCCCAATACTGA
- the rpmE gene encoding 50S ribosomal protein L31 has product MKKEIHPAYQECKVNCACGNSFMTRSTQKEIRVGVCSQCHPFYSGKRGSRVITDGRLEKFQKKYAGINYGQKTES; this is encoded by the coding sequence ATGAAAAAAGAAATCCATCCCGCGTACCAGGAGTGCAAAGTAAACTGTGCCTGCGGAAACTCCTTTATGACGCGATCTACGCAAAAAGAGATTCGTGTGGGGGTATGCTCTCAATGTCACCCCTTCTATTCGGGTAAACGGGGAAGCAGAGTCATAACAGACGGGCGCCTCGAAAAGTTCCAGAAAAAATACGCCGGAATCAACTACGGCCAAAAAACGGAGAGCTAG
- the gltX gene encoding glutamate--tRNA ligase, whose protein sequence is MTVRTRFAPSPTGELHIGGARTALFNFLLARGANGKFVLRIDDTDRERSRPQYERQLMEDLRWLGLHWDEGPDLDKSMPVSYRQSERTSFYKDALETLRKKELVYPCFCSEARLETLRKEQLSRSEPPRYDGLCRRLSHQQVARKIDEGEKPCWRFILPSVPVTFHDAVRGNLTFSPGDMGDFVAERSDGGVTYIFASVVDDHLMEITHIVRGDEHVPNAARQQALFEALGWTAPVYAHIPMILSQDRQKLSKRTGSTPVLRYREEGYLPEALTAYLSTLSWTPPTEGSPFSLFSLQETASVFSLSRISTSSPVHDETHLRYWQKEVMRRRGSQALLKQLMEVVPSFEVFDAPPLKRLIDDLLEENYTLPLLRGALSFLLEKPKGGHEAWLPELKETLRLADPWTEEELNRTTRTFMKERGLKGKEFFHPLRLILTGRESGAALTLVMCALGRNRVLNRLEFNENKEVG, encoded by the coding sequence ATGACGGTCCGCACACGTTTCGCCCCATCCCCGACGGGGGAACTGCACATCGGAGGCGCGAGAACAGCGCTTTTTAATTTTTTACTCGCCCGAGGCGCCAATGGGAAATTTGTCCTGCGCATCGACGACACGGACAGGGAGCGCTCACGCCCCCAGTATGAGCGACAGTTGATGGAGGACCTGCGATGGTTGGGGCTCCATTGGGACGAAGGGCCGGACCTGGACAAAAGCATGCCCGTTTCGTATCGTCAAAGCGAAAGGACGTCTTTTTACAAGGATGCCCTGGAGACTTTGCGAAAAAAGGAGTTAGTTTACCCTTGTTTTTGCTCCGAGGCGCGTTTGGAGACCCTACGTAAGGAACAGCTTTCGAGGAGCGAGCCGCCTCGGTACGATGGACTTTGTCGCCGCCTGTCCCACCAGCAAGTGGCGCGTAAAATCGATGAGGGCGAAAAACCCTGTTGGCGTTTCATTCTACCCAGCGTGCCCGTGACGTTTCACGACGCTGTAAGGGGCAATCTGACCTTTTCGCCTGGGGACATGGGGGATTTCGTCGCTGAGCGCAGCGATGGGGGGGTCACCTACATTTTCGCCAGCGTGGTGGACGACCATTTGATGGAAATCACCCACATCGTCCGGGGAGACGAGCATGTCCCCAACGCGGCGCGGCAGCAGGCGCTTTTCGAGGCTTTGGGTTGGACAGCCCCCGTCTACGCCCACATTCCCATGATTCTGTCTCAGGACCGGCAAAAACTCAGTAAACGCACTGGCTCGACTCCCGTGCTTCGATACCGGGAAGAGGGGTATTTACCCGAGGCTCTCACCGCGTATCTCTCGACCCTCAGTTGGACGCCCCCTACCGAAGGCTCACCCTTCTCTCTCTTTTCACTACAAGAAACGGCATCCGTCTTCTCCCTTTCCCGCATTTCCACGTCCTCGCCGGTTCACGACGAGACTCACCTGAGGTACTGGCAGAAGGAGGTCATGCGGAGAAGAGGGAGCCAGGCCCTTCTGAAACAACTGATGGAGGTCGTCCCCTCTTTTGAGGTTTTTGACGCTCCTCCCTTGAAACGACTGATTGACGACTTGCTCGAAGAAAACTACACCTTGCCGCTCTTGCGAGGAGCCCTGAGTTTCTTGCTCGAAAAACCCAAGGGAGGGCACGAGGCGTGGTTGCCGGAGCTAAAGGAGACATTGCGTTTAGCCGACCCTTGGACTGAGGAGGAGTTGAACCGAACGACGCGTACTTTCATGAAGGAGCGAGGCTTGAAAGGGAAGGAGTTTTTCCATCCTCTCCGATTGATCCTCACCGGGCGGGAAAGCGGAGCCGCCCTGACCTTGGTGATGTGCGCGCTGGGGAGGAATCGGGTCCTGAATCGCTTGGAATTTAATGAAAACAAGGAGGTGGGATGA
- a CDS encoding YbaB/EbfC family nucleoid-associated protein yields MKINNMMKQAQKMQAQMMQIQEKLAEEKVEGNAGGGMVKAVFTGQGDLVELKIDPEVIKTEDVEMLEDLIVVAINDGLQKSKELANSRMGVFTNALGSLGLG; encoded by the coding sequence ATGAAGATCAATAACATGATGAAACAAGCGCAAAAGATGCAGGCCCAAATGATGCAGATTCAGGAGAAATTGGCCGAGGAAAAGGTCGAGGGCAATGCCGGCGGTGGAATGGTCAAAGCAGTCTTCACGGGTCAAGGAGATCTGGTCGAACTCAAGATCGACCCGGAGGTGATCAAGACCGAGGACGTGGAAATGCTGGAAGACTTGATCGTAGTCGCCATCAACGACGGACTCCAAAAAAGCAAGGAACTCGCTAACTCTCGCATGGGCGTCTTCACTAACGCGTTGGGCTCCTTGGGGCTCGGTTAA
- the thyX gene encoding FAD-dependent thymidylate synthase, giving the protein MSCKVYLLRHTPDPDDLVVAAARICYNDISAGNLLKRKEESSEESSSERLLKELWRGGHHSPFEHVSFTFGVDGLSRVTSHQLVRHRVASYSQQSQRYVHMDRPEVVMPPSVASDPESCALFEGQVEAAHEVYKALMERGVPAEDARFILPHGWETRLVLTMNARELHHFFNLRLCRRAQWEIRELSRLMLSQCRKAAPLVFSLAGPSCVMGRCEEVRPCGRPYKNMEDLLATNE; this is encoded by the coding sequence ATGTCCTGCAAGGTCTATCTTCTGAGACACACTCCAGATCCCGATGACCTGGTGGTGGCGGCGGCGCGGATATGTTACAACGACATCTCCGCAGGGAATCTTCTGAAGCGCAAAGAAGAGAGCTCGGAAGAAAGCTCGTCGGAGCGTTTGCTGAAAGAGCTTTGGCGCGGCGGGCACCACTCCCCTTTCGAGCACGTCTCCTTTACCTTCGGTGTGGATGGCTTGAGCCGCGTGACCTCCCATCAACTGGTTCGTCATCGGGTGGCCAGTTACAGCCAGCAGAGCCAGAGGTACGTTCACATGGACAGGCCGGAGGTAGTGATGCCTCCCTCGGTGGCCTCCGACCCGGAGAGCTGTGCGCTGTTCGAGGGACAAGTGGAGGCCGCCCACGAAGTCTACAAAGCTCTGATGGAAAGGGGCGTGCCGGCGGAAGATGCTCGCTTCATCCTTCCTCATGGCTGGGAGACCCGCCTCGTCCTCACCATGAACGCCCGTGAACTTCACCATTTTTTCAATCTCAGGCTCTGCCGGAGGGCTCAATGGGAAATACGAGAGCTATCCCGCCTCATGTTGTCCCAGTGCCGAAAGGCGGCTCCCCTGGTTTTCAGCCTGGCGGGCCCCTCCTGCGTCATGGGACGGTGTGAGGAAGTCAGGCCCTGTGGCAGACCTTATAAGAATATGGAGGATCTTCTTGCGACAAACGAGTGA
- the recR gene encoding recombination mediator RecR, with amino-acid sequence MTDSIGRLIAFFNKFPGVGNKSARRMAFYLLRQDKSFLRAMGSAIAELKDHLFTCSECGNISDSDPCPVCKDRLRDRTILCVVESIDDLASFEQAGIYNGLYHVLGGKVSPFEDQELSEPCVNFLLRHLEETGAREIIVATNPRMEGDLTYFTLLEILKKRGREGLKISRLAFGLPVGGSIEFADRMTLHMALESRVSVGLGQKS; translated from the coding sequence TTGACGGACTCCATCGGGCGTCTGATCGCTTTCTTCAACAAATTTCCGGGCGTGGGGAACAAAAGCGCCAGAAGAATGGCCTTTTACCTGCTTCGTCAGGACAAATCCTTTCTCCGCGCTATGGGGAGCGCCATCGCTGAGCTGAAAGATCACCTCTTTACCTGTAGCGAGTGCGGCAATATCTCTGATTCCGATCCTTGCCCGGTCTGCAAAGACAGGCTGAGGGACAGGACGATTTTGTGCGTGGTGGAGAGCATCGACGACTTAGCCTCTTTTGAACAGGCAGGGATCTACAACGGATTGTATCACGTGTTGGGCGGCAAGGTTTCTCCTTTTGAAGATCAGGAGCTGAGTGAACCATGCGTGAATTTCCTACTGCGCCACTTAGAGGAGACCGGAGCTAGGGAAATTATCGTCGCGACGAACCCCAGAATGGAGGGAGACCTGACGTACTTTACCCTTTTGGAAATCCTAAAGAAAAGAGGAAGGGAGGGGCTGAAAATATCCCGTCTCGCTTTCGGGTTGCCCGTGGGAGGGTCCATCGAGTTCGCGGACCGCATGACACTGCATATGGCCCTGGAATCCAGGGTCAGCGTGGGCCTTGGGCAAAAATCCTAA
- the rpsO gene encoding 30S ribosomal protein S15, whose product MCVIQKEKKQEVIATYKTHESDTGSPEVQVAVLTERVRVLTEHLKIHTKDFHSRRGLLKMVGRRRKLLRYLKEKDFNRYRSLIERLGLRH is encoded by the coding sequence ATGTGTGTGATTCAGAAAGAAAAGAAACAAGAGGTCATCGCGACCTACAAGACCCATGAGTCCGATACGGGCTCCCCAGAGGTCCAAGTCGCCGTTTTGACCGAGAGGGTCCGGGTACTGACGGAACATTTGAAAATACACACCAAGGACTTTCACTCCCGTCGGGGCCTGCTGAAAATGGTGGGACGCCGAAGAAAACTTTTGCGTTACTTAAAGGAAAAGGATTTCAACCGTTACCGAAGCCTGATCGAGCGTTTGGGCCTACGGCATTGA